In Penaeus vannamei isolate JL-2024 chromosome 13, ASM4276789v1, whole genome shotgun sequence, the sequence AGTGAAACAAATTCTGGTCTTTTGCAACTATTAAGCAATCTGAAAACAAACACAAGTGCAAAACCTATtgcataatattcataaaaaaataaatctatgcagaaggaagacagataaaaaaactAACTCTAAAGaccaataatatacataaaaaagaagaaaaaagaaaagaacataccagtttttattattgcagtagttCATATTGAGGGAGATTATTCTGAATCCTGGTCTTACAAGGACAGAGTAGAAAGCCCCCTTTCTTACTGTGGGAGAGGTATCTTGTGGCAGCCAATGTTGCCACTGTCTGTCTAATTCATCGTAGAGCCAACTTACACCATAGTCTCCAACAATGAAGGGAGGCGGAAagctagaaatgaaaataaaatgtctgTAATTCAATGTCTTATATACCCCCATTATCAAAggactgttttttctctctcattttttttttttttttgaagtgtaaTTCTCTCTATTAAAAATTCCTTGATTGAGAACTCTTACTCTCTTTACCTATTAACAGGAGCAGCCTCATGATTTCCCAGAGCAGGGAAGATTGGGACGTAAGGGAAATAGTTGATAAGTTGTTGCACTGTGGACCTCAGAATGTTCAAGTTGCTCTCTCGTGTTTGATTCCATATGTCATGAGGAGGAAGGTCTCCTGTCCAGATGATGTAGTCGATGTCCTGAGGAAGAAAATTTGTTAGttatcataatcttttcttttctctttaggaACTACTGTTTCAAATAATGTGAAACATGACATACTGCAGATTCACATAAATAAAAGATACTAAGGTGTATCTAATCTTTCTTTCAttacaatatataaacacatttatcacCTAATCACATCCTACCTCAACATTATTTAAAAAATTCAAAGTACTACTTCATAGTCCTCTCTTCTTTCATATGTACAATAAATTCTTTAATAGTATCCAAAATGAAAACccaaatcatattatcattacaataaaaaagacagtaataatgtAGACGAGTATCTAAAATGAAACCCCttgtacaaaaaaaatatacaaatatcactAGAACACATAAGACTTCAGTCATTAACAGGACATACTGGATGCAGGTAAGCAATATTCTCCAACATGCTCTGTATGGTCCTAGCAGGTGTGTCACACTTCCTGTAGTCTCCCCAGTATCCAGCTCTCTTATCTGGGGATCTCACTACTCCTGAGTTTGCTCTGCAGCACAAGGGTTCATTGCAGTCTGCATTCGAACCTTCTTGGTACTCTGGGTCGAAGTGTGTGTCTGAGAGGTGCAACACCTTAAATGTTGGCATTCCCTCCTGTttcaaaaataaaatgtatattttacaGTTAAATATATCTATTAGTACAGTACTGCtccataaaaataaagaaactatATGTCAATACTTAATGAGAAAACTGCAATCTCCTTACTCATGCTGAAAATTTGATCTCGTAGATTTCTTTTCCTTAATGATCATTAAAATGAGTCTTTGGATGAGTTGAATTTTTTCTGAAAGGATCTGCAACTCATCACTTACCGGAGGAGGCTCAGGGCGGGGGACTGGAGGCTTCTGCACAGGAGGGAAAGCCACGCGCCATTCGTGGTATGGGTTGTATGGAGTGCCACAGATGTCACCGATGACAAAGCCGCAGATTTCATCTGGGCTCATGGCTAAATTTTCTATCACGTAAACAACCTCATCCTGTAATATGTTAGGCTTGTTACTTGAAGTGATAAACATGTTTTTGTAGGTCTTAAAGCTGAATTCTTTGTTATTTACAAGACAAAAGATTTACATATAGTTTATATTTGTAAAATGCAAATTGAATCACACAGAAACCTGAAACTGATTTTACAAAGGTTCACAAGCAATCTCACATGCAATTCAGTAATGAAAACTAAAAACTTTTCATGACTAAACTAAATAAATCATATTCATTTCTATAAACATGCAGATACTTCAGTGAAAGAGAAAACTGAAAGTATATAATCTTTTCCAAAAAAtgtgaaatgaaaacaaaactgatcctaaacataaaacaaactaTGCATACTGCATACAGGTGTATACTCCCAGTAGCATCATGCaaaaaaccaacaaaaataaaagcttcATAAAATATAGGCAAAATACTGAAACCGATATACTACATCAAGCACCTATATCTCCACAACCAAAAGCCAAAATAAGCCCCCAACACTTACGGCCATGAGGTGGATCACACCGAAGCACACTCTGGGCGTCTCAATCTTGAAGGAAGTACAGAGCTTTGAGGCAGCTCGGATGATGTCCTCCTTCGTCTTGCCATTTTGAACGTAGTGCTGCAGGAGACCAACACCTGAAACACAGACATTGGGTATGAGAATAAGGCTACATCAATCGTCGTTGTAATTAAGTTCAAGATATAGTTAGAAACTGAGGATACATAAAACTGCATATGATAATGTCCTTCATATAGCAATATGTTACTAACTTCCGATACAAAGTTTGAAAACTCCTTTTTGGAAAAGGtttgagacaaagagaaagggggaggtaggaagggagggaggcagttagtgagggaggaagggagggagtgagagtgagtaagggaggaagggaggtagggggagtgagtgagggaggagaggcaaaaggaagggagggagagagtgaggaaatgagaaaccaggaaagagacagaggaagggagggagagagggaggggagagtgaaggagggagagtgggaggagggagggagagtgagagagagagagagagagagagagagagaaagaaggaaagagagaagaggagatagagagagagagagaagaagaaagaggaagaagacagaagagaaggcagagatgagagagaatgaggggaatagtgagtgagagagtgagagagtgaacaagtgatagagagaaaagagagggacaaagatagaaagagaaacagaaaaagaaagcgatggagggtggagggagggagggaggaacgaggagagaaagagagagagagagagagagagagagagagagagagagagagagagagagagagagagagaacgagagagagagagaagaagaagaagaaggaagaagaagaagaagagaaagaagagaaagagaaagagaaagaagaagagaaagagagagaaggagagagagaaagagagagattagagagagagagagagagagagagcagagagaagagagagaagagagagagagagagaagagagaaaaaaaaaagagagagagagagagagagagtagagagagagagagagagagagagagagagagagagagagagaagaaagagagagagagagaaagagagagcgagagagcgagagagagctagagagagcgagagagagagagagagagagagagagaaagagagagagagagagcgagagacagagacgagacagagagagagagagagagagagagagagacagagacagggcagagacagagacagagacagagacagaaacagagacagggacagagatagaccgagagatagagatagagatagagatagagatagagatagagatagacagagatagagatagagacagagacagagacagagacagagacagagacagagacagagacagagacacagagacacagagacacagagacacagagacagagaaagaaagaaagaaattacacaaacaaacaaacccaaaacaggAATGACCAACAACGGATATAGTGAATGACATATGTTTGGGGGAAACAGCGATATTCCGTTACAGTTCCATCTTTTAACGTAAAGCGGCTGCAGTAACAATACAAGGTGTTGGCGTTAGCAGATCTGAGGCTAACGGTTAgataacggtaaaaaaaaaatagtccccCTTGAAaagttcccgttttctctttgtattaattaattggccgggggggggggtgtaattaAATGGCAGGGGAGGACGTTAGGTATATGGATGAGTcaagataaagggaaaaaatgaaaatggcgtCTTTTCCGTATTCCATTTCCTACTAACCTACTTGTTGCCGAATAGAAAGGGATATTATTACATCAATATGATGTTTATCCATTTTGTAACGAGGTAGGAAATATAAtcctatccctacccctccccgtctcctcttttttcctcctttcctctttctccccttcgatctactcttctccctccttccctttgccttctttcccttttccctccctctttccccctcccgtttctcctcttctccctactccccctcccctcctcttctccctctcccccctcctcccggtctccccttcctcttctccctccctcccctcctccccttctccccctcccccccccctccccttctccccctcctataccACCAATTCTAACTGCAGccccgaaataaaaaaaataaaaaaatcaaccaaccaacccataaaagacagaataaacaaacccgcaaataaacaaataaaccagatAAAAGGAATTAAACAGCAACTGGCAGCCAGACCCCCGCAGGCGAAGGCAGACGAGCAAGAGAATGCAACAGGATGCAAGCACACTCATCCTGACTGGTTCATCATTGGCCTCATACATTGCCCGTTTCCACCTACCCCTCGccctgccccccacccaccccaccgccCCACACGTACACCATGTCACCCTGACACCactattctacctctctctctctctcctccccctgctaagactgctctacctcctctctctctcctccccctgctaagaatgctctgtctcctctctctcctcccctgccaaGACTACTCTGTCTCCTCTCTAACCTACCCTGTCAACActactctgtctcctctctcctatacCCTGCCAACACTACTCTGTCTGCTCTCTAAACAACCCTGCCACCActattctaccccctccctcccctaccctgccAACActgctctgtctcctctctccccttccctcccaccactgctctacccctccccctttactaCCAACATTATTTCAATCCCTCTTTCCACAGCTACCACtgctctatctctcccaccccctcacttGCCACACACCACCCTGCTCCCTATCCTTTtcgttcactctcctctcctaccaCTATCCCCTTTCTCTGCCATCACTGTTTATTCCCCtgtccacttctcccctcccctaccaccacagCTGACCTCCTGCCATCCCCTGCCATCCCCAATCTTATCTTCCCTGCCATCACTGTTTATTCCCctgcccttttctcccctcccctaccaacaCAGCtgacctccttccccctgccaccacagctgacctccttcccttccctgccaccACAGCTGACCTGCCCTCACCTGCCACCACAgctgacctcctcccccccctgcctgcagccccagcctccccttcccccacccccctgccaccACAacagcctccttcctcccctgccacCACAGCtgacctccttccccctgcctccacagctgacctccttccccctaccaccacagcctcccttcccctcctgccaccACAGCTGACCTCACTCCCCCCCTGCCACCACAGctgacctccttccctcccctgctgcACCACAGCtgacctccttcccctcactgccACCACAGcccagcctcccttccccctgccaccaCAGCtgacctcactccccctcctgccACCACAGCTtgacctccttccccctgccaccACAATGACCTCACTCCCCCCTGCCACCACAGCCTGACCTTCCCTCCTGCCTACAGCTGGCCTCCTTCCCCCCTGCCACCACAGCCCCAGCCTCACTCCCCCCTGTCACCATAGCtgacctctctccccctgccaccaCAGCTGACCTCCTTCCCCTGTACCACAGCGGCCTCCCCCTGCCACCACAGCcgacctccttcccccctgccaCCACAGctgaccctccttcccccctgccaCCACAGCTGACCTCACTCCCCCCCTGCCACCACAGctgacctccttccctccctgccaccacagcctgacctccttccccctgccaccACAGCCtgaccctcactcccaccccctgtCTGCATGGCTGacctcctccccctgccaccacagctgacctccttcccccctgccaCCACAGCTGACCTCCCCCCTGCCACACAGctgacctccttcccccccccctgccaccacagctgacctcctccccccctgtcaCCACAGCCTCCTTCCCCCCTGCCACCACAGctgacctccttccccccccccccctgccaccacAGCTGACCCCCCCCCGCCACCAGTGCCACAATTCACCAACAGTCAAATGTCACCTCTCGACAGGATATGAGAGGTACCGTGTTATgcgttcattgtgtgtgtgtgtgtgtgtgtgtgtgtgtgtgtgtgtgtgtgtgtgtgtgtgtgtgtgtgtgtgtgtgtgtgtgtgtgtgtgtgtgtgcgtgtgcgtgtgcgtgtgcgtgtgcgtgtgcgtgtgcgtgtgcgtgtgcgtgtgcgtgtgcgtgtgcgtgtgcgtgtgcgtgtgcgtgcgtgcgtgtgcgtgcgtatattcGGCGTGGGCGTATGCTTGTGCTTAAACGTGTACTCTCCAGGCCCGTCCGTGAACCAACACTCACCAAAGCCAAGCCAGGAACCAAACCAAAATCAAGCAtgccccttcctattcccccaccCCAAGAgaactcccctttcctccttccctcccacccttccccagccccctccccctccccctccccacccctccccctcccttccccctcccttcccttcctcatcccctcaccctcccaccccaccccctcccctcccttctcccccttccttcccctccttcctctcccccttccaactcACCGGCCTTGCACGCGTTACAAGACATGGTCGACATAATGGACGTCTCGATCTCCTTGACGACCATCTCTCGAAGTcgaaccctcctctcccctcccttccttcctctcccctccctcccctccccttccttccccttcccttcctcttcctcttcctcaccccttcccctcccctcccatcccttccccctccccccatccccttcaacTCACCGGCCTTGCACGCGGGTACAAGACATGGTCGACATAATGGACGTCTCGATCTCCTTGACGACCATCTCGAAGTCGAggaacttccctcctctcccctcccctccccttcctctcccctcccctcccctccccttcccttccccttcccttcctcttcctcttccctcccaccccttccctcctcccatgcccttccccctccccccatcccccttcaacTCACCGGCCTTGCACGCGTTACAAGACATGGTCGACATAATGGACGTCTCGATCTCCTTGACGACCATCTCGAAGTCGAGGaacttcctcactctccccctccccttcccttcctctcccctccccctccctccccttccccttcccccttccccgctccctcttcctcttcccctccccaccccttcccctcctcccatcccttcccctcccccgtccccttcaaCTCACCACGGCCTTGCACGCGTTACAAGACATGGTCGACATAATGGACGTCTCGATCTCCTTGACGACCATCTCGGGGAGTCGAggaacttccctcctctcccctccccttcccttcccctcccctcccctccccctcccccttcccttcccttccccttcctcttcctcttcccctccccacccttccctcctcccatcccttccccctccccatcccccttccaactCACCGGCCTTGCACGCGTTACAAGACATGGTCGACATAATGGACGTCTCGATCTCCTTGACGACCATCTCGAAAAAGGGAGgaacttcctctctcccctccctccccttcctctccctcccctccccctccccttcccttcccttccccttcctcttcctcttcccctccccaccccttcccctcctcccatcccttcccctcccccatcccccttccaactCACCGACGCTTGCACGCGTTGCAAGACATGGTCGACATAATGGACGTCTCGATCTCCTTGACAGGCCATCTCGAAATCAggaacttccctcctctcccctccccttcccttcctctcccctcccctccctcccccttccccttccccttccccttcctcttcctcttcccctccccaccccttcccctcccctccatcccttcccctccccccatcccccttccaactCACCGGCCTTGCACGCGTTACAAGACATGGTCGACATAATGGACGTCTCGATCTCCTTGACGACCATCTCGAAGTCGaacttccactctctcccctcccttcccttcctctccctcccctccccctcccccttccccttcccttccccttcctcttcctcttcccctccccaccccttcccctcccctcccatcccttccccctcccccatcccccttccaactCACCGGCCTTGCACGCGTTGCAAGACATGGTCGACATAATGGACGTCTCGATCTCATGACGACCATCTCGAAGTcgaacccactcctcctcccctccttccttcctctcccctcccctcccctcccccttccccttccccttcccttcctcttcctcttcccctcccaccccttccctcccctcccatcccttcccctcccccatccccccttcaacTCACCACGGCCTTGCGCGTTACAAGACATGGTCGACATAATGGACGTCTCGATCTCCCTGACGACCATCTCGAAGTCGAAggaacttccctcctctccctccttcccttcctctcccctcccctccccttccccctcccttcccccaccccctcccatcccctcccctcccttctcccaccctcccctcccttccccctccctccccctcccatcccctccccctccccttccttccccctcccccttccaactcaCCGGCCTTGCACGCGTTACAAGACATGGTCGACATAATGGACGTCTCGATCTCACAACGTGAGCCATCTCGAGTCGAggaacttccctcctcctcctcccccttcccttcctctcccctcccctcccttcccctttccttccccacccccctcccatcccctcccttcccctcccatcctcccttccccctcccttccaactcaCCGGCCTTGCACGCGTTGCAAGACATGGTCGACATAATGGACGTCTCGATCTCCCTGACGACCATCTCGAAGTCGAggaacttccctcctctcccctccccttcccttcctctcccctcccctcccttcccccttccttccccacccccctccaatcccctcccttcccctcccatcctcccttccccctcccttccaactcaCCGGCCTTGCACGCGTTACAAGACATGGTCGACATAATGGACGTCTCGATCTCCCTGACGACCATCTCGAAGTCGAggaacttccctcctctccccttcccttcccctcccctcccttcccctttcttcccctcccttcccctcccttcccctcccttcccttcccccctcccccttccaactcaCCGGCCTTGCACGCGTTACAAGACATGGTCGACATAATGGACGTCTCGATCTCCTTGACGGCCATCTCGAAGTCGAggaacttccctcctctccccttcccttcccctccccctcccttccccttcccctcccactccccctcccatccccttcccctcccttccctccccctcccccttccaactcaCCGGCCTTGCACGCGTTGCAAGACATGGTCGACATAATGGACGTCTCGATCTCCTTGACGACCATCTCGAAGTCGAGgaacttcccctcctctcccctcccctccccttcctctcccctcccctccccctcccccttccccttccccttccccttcctcttcctcttcccctccccaccccttcccctcccctccatcccttccccctcccccatcccccttccaactCACCGGCCTTGCACGCGTTGCAAGACATGGTCGACATAATGGACGTCTCGATCTCCTTGACGACCATCTCGAAGTCGAggaacttccctcctctcccctccccttcccttcctctccctcccttcccctctcctttccccttccccttccccttcctcttcctcttcccctccccacccccttcccctcccctcccatcccttccccctcccccatcccccttccaactCACCGGCCTTGCACGCGTTACAAGACATGGTCGACATAATGGACGTCTCGATCTCCTTGACGACCATCTCGAAGTCGAGGAACTTCCCCAGATTGGAGAGGAAGCTGGGCAGCCGCGATTCGCCAATCAGCTTCCCTTCCCGCTTGTTCACTCTCTCCAGTTCGGCGTCCAGCTCGAGGCGGAGGGCCGTGTAGTTGAgtctgtggagagagagagagagaaatgagagatagaagagagagagaaaaaaaaaaaggattagttaggtgggagaggggaaaaaaggatgcttggcggtgggaggaagggagagatggagaaaaggagggagagaaggagaaaacgagggagagatggagaaaaggagagagggattaggagaagaaaaatgtgaaGTGTTTATGATGATTTGGGATTAGCTAATCATTGATTCGATGTGGAAttattggagggagagggagagggaaagagagagagagagagagagagagagagagagagagagagagagagaagggagagatggactgGGTGGGATAGATTCCATGTGAATTAATTATGAAATCTCTCGAAGAAAATTCATAAAGGCCTTtccatgtagaaatatatatctctaGGATTCTAGATTTGAAGCAAAGACTCAGAGGCGGTTATATTTGAAGCAAGTACTTCAAAGGAGACTAAACGCTGAAGCAAATACTGGCAATTAACTAAAGCCCGAAATGTCTGAACACTTCCTTTGAaaatgacaaagacaaaaaaaacaaccctattctgattgattgattgattgattgactgattgatttacTGATTGATGGTCGTTGACCCATGACTGATGACTGACTGATGATTAATGACTTGAgattgatgactgatgactgaagATTGAAGATTGAAGCCTGATGAATGAAGATTGAGGACGTGACTAATGATTGATGAAGATTAATTACTGAAGACTGACTGATGAAGGTTAATCACTAAAGACTGATTGATGAATATCAATTACTGAAGACTGATGAAAACCAATTACTGAAGACTGACTGATGATGACTAATTACTAAACTGAAAACTGACTGATGAAGACTAATTACTGAAAACTGAATGTTGAAGACTAATCCCTGAAAACTGACTGACGAAGACTAATTACTTGAAGCCTAAAGATCGATGACTGATGAAGACTAATTATTGACGACAAAGAACCAGTCAGACTCACCTGGACGGATCGAACCTCTCtaccttgtccttctcctcctccgtggTGGGCTCAGGCATATCCAGGACGCCCGTGCGACCGCCCTCTTCCGCGCCCACACCCAGGTCCTTGGAGGCATCCTGGTCCTCGACGTGGGCGTACAGAGGGTCGAGGGGGTCGTCTGCTGCATCGTGGGTGAGGCTGGGGGACAGGGGGCTACCTggaggggcgaaagagggagaaagagagagagagggagataaataaaagGGATGAAGACGAGAGGAAAGTCTTGTGGTATCAAAGTCAATATTGATCGGTTATTTTAGCTGTCGTATATCAGGTCAGTGGTGGGTTATCATGCAATACAATCCGGTATTGCTCAAACACTCATTGGtcagtttagaaattgtacaaaatgaggtcATGGGgattattctcggtgcccctaaaACGACGAGGATTGTGAAAATGGGAACAGAACTTGATCTACATACCGTCTACGAAAGAATTTTATACATAAATGCCACAATTAGAGAACCACAcaattgtacagagttccaaagacgaCTAAAACAACTCTGAATGACAACTTCAATTCATACTCAAATCCACGGCTACAAGTAACATGTAAACACTTATCTCATCTGAACATACCCACAACTAAGACCTTACACGGGCGTTCTCTTCCACCGTGGAAAGTGTCGGACCTAAGTTTATTTTATACCACTGACCCCTAaaaaattgccccccccccctgctataCTTAATCAGTAAACACTAGCCATTATAAATGAACATTTTGAAATTCCGTCCAATGCATATTAAAGCTCAACCGACGAATCCTCGCAGTCTGGGAgcagagcaggatgcgcttttgtcgtatataaaaacgatattttgcagcaccaggattgtaggaggGTTTATGACTGGACTAGAACGCAAACCAATTTGGCAGGGATATTCATAGCCACTGAATTTCTATTGAATGAAGAGTCTAGAGGTCATTTTCTGAGATTCACATCTTGCTCTCCAGGTTTTCAACAACTGAAGTTAATTAAGTTTACTTACCACCCTGGCTATCTGCTCAGGCGttggcaatcgtgattacagtgttTTATATAGATTCACATATATTCGACatagtacagtattctgtgattgcTATAATTGTGCATAGTAAAATTTAAATATGtcatatgcaaatgaatattgAGGTGATATACTTTTACTGTTGTGTTAATACATAACATTGCTCTAAGATTACGATAATTTGACATAGTAAATTTAGGATATAATATGAGTATATCTCCCAGTGtataatatgaaatgaaataatcaCATAGGTCTTTATACCTTATggtaggtggtctgaaaggctgtatcaaaTAACACTCCGAGATGCAGTGATCGCGTGTTcgcttattttttaattattattattactttttttagatTCTCCTGCATTTCTTGCACCGTGCAATTGCCAATACATTCTgtaacctaaacgtattctggcacTAACCACTTCACATCATCTGGTTTCACTTTGCTGCCATCCATAGCAGGGGTTCCTATCTCTAATATTACCCGTAGTgccttatgctacagctttcagagTCCGGCAGATCTACTAGTTCTTCCATATGAGAACTCTGTCTACATGGCCGTGCTTGCG encodes:
- the LOC113815038 gene encoding sphingomyelin phosphodiesterase isoform X4 codes for the protein MVVKEIETSIMSTMSCNACKAGVGLLQHYVQNGKTKEDIIRAASKLCTSFKIETPRVCFGVIHLMADEVVYVIENLAMSPDEICGFVIGDICGTPYNPYHEWRVAFPPVQKPPVPRPEPPPEGMPTFKVLHLSDTHFDPEYQEGSNADCNEPLCCRANSGVVRSPDKRAGYWGDYRKCDTPARTIQSMLENIAYLHPDIDYIIWTGDLPPHDIWNQTRESNLNILRSTVQQLINYFPYVPIFPALGNHEAAPVNSFPPPFIVGDYGVSWLYDELDRQWQHWLPQDTSPTVRKGAFYSVLVRPGFRIISLNMNYCNNKNWWLLLNSTDPAQELQWFIYELQGAEMRGEKVHVLGHIPPGHHDCLKVWSHNYYSIINRFESTITAQFFGHTHFDEFELFYDEYDRHRVTNIAYIGPSVTSYYKLNPGYRIYTVEGDYEGSRKLVTDHETWVMNLNEANRDGHVRWYQLYSAQRAYNMRNLLPQEWNHLVHKMMIDDDVFQKYLRYYWKNSVAREECHAECKKRMLCDLKSGRSNDRKVTCAKIEAHEKLQERNDWTNWIFSGITVTSLVVAVPVAAIAIPKLLFFFFY